A single window of Pyxicephalus adspersus chromosome 10, UCB_Pads_2.0, whole genome shotgun sequence DNA harbors:
- the ZNF365 gene encoding protein ZNF365, which translates to MQQKTSEGNKSSWQDSVRNGNLYKPFRCPQCGESSRFKSLSSLRAHMDYMHSYEERYFWGQSGIICSLKETELKNSTDPLNETQGESIDNALNQKSTSPTFCDLRNESKKNTSPTEILSERASPLVKSSFLDNPTKSHNYVIGYPITNKFQLDPQEKSVLNQLTENVDKTIEKKIDKLNEELCQKTSELLEVRAAFLQLSQKKQEVQRRERALSRQVDVAVELIAILRQRLTESEQELQRKEEEVVSINHFLEAAAEKELRGKRRLQQFIENLLQRVELAEKQLEFYQNRQIKNSQASAGDAVVVHFQASRKNKCLNRGSFHLVNNMHDVKPQSAQKGRSYMNRVGIQPMKLLHESSESCREVWKPQKKVDSSGSARKVHNKSKIGKKICMCNNVHKQY; encoded by the exons ATGCAACAGAAAACATCTGAAGGTAACAAGTCCTCGTGGCAGGACTCTGTAAGAAATGGTAACCTATATAAGCCTTTTCGTTGTCCACAGTGTGGAGAAAGTTCTCGTTTCAAAAGCCTCTCCTCTTTGAGGGCTCATATGGACTATATGCATAGCTATGAAGAAAGATATTTTTGGGGACAATCGGGAATCATTTGTTCCTTGAAAGAGACAGAACTTAAAAATTCCACAGACCCTCTTAATGAAACCCAGGGGGAATCCATTGACAATGCACTAAATCAAAAGAGCACTTCACCCACATTTTGTGACCTAAGGAATGAGAGCAAAAAAAACACCAGTCCCACAGAGATCCTATCAGAACGAGCCTCACCTCTTGTTAAAAGCTCCTTCTTGGACAATCCAACCAAAAGCCACAATTATGTTATTGGGTATCCTATTACAAATAAGTTTCAGTTAGACCCACAAGAAAAGTCTGTGCTCAATCAGCTTACTGAAAATGTTGATAAGACCATAGAAAAGAAAATCGATAAACTCAATGAGGAACTATGCCAAAAAACGTCAGAGTTGCTGGAAGTCCGAGCTGCCTTTTTACAACTTTCTCAGAAGAAGCAAGAGGTCCAACGCAGAGAAAGAGCCCTCAGCCGACAGGTAGACGTGGCTGTTGAGCTTATTGCAATTCTTCGCCAGCGACTGACAGAATCTGAGCAAGAACTCCAGAGGAAGGAAGA AGAAGTGGTATCTATCAATCACTTCCTGGAGGCAGCTGCTGAGAAGGAATTACGAGGGAAAAGGAGACTCCAGCAGTTTATTGAGAACTTGCTACAGCGAGTGGAACTTGCAGAAAAGCAGCTGGAATTTTATCAGAACCGACAGATCAAAAACAGTCAAGCCAGCGCAGGAGATGCTGTG GTTGTTCATTTTCAGGCAAGCAGGAAGAACAAGTGTCT gaacCGAGGAAGTTTCCATTTGGTAAACAACATGCATGATGTCAAACCTCAGTCTGCACAGAAAGGTCGCAGTTACATGAATCGTGTCGGAATCCAACCAATGAAGTTATTACACGAGTCCTCAGAAAGTTGCCGAGAAGTATGGAAACCCCAGAAGAAGGTGGACTCTTCAGGCTCTGCCAGAAAGGTTCACAACAAGTCAAAAATTGGGAAAAAGATATGCATGTGTAATAACGTTCATAAACAGTACTAA